The Vibrio sp. NTOU-M3 genomic sequence GTAAAGTTCTTAACAACGGCGCTCTAGGCGAAAACAAAGGTGTTAACCTACCTGGCGTTTCTGTAAACCTACCTGCACTATCTGAAAAAGATAAGAACGACCTTAAATTTGGTTGTGAGCAAGGCGTTGACTTCGTTGCTGCATCTTTCATCCGTAAAGCATCTGACGTTCAAGAAATCCGTGAAGTTCTGACTGCAAACGGCGGTAAGAACATCCACATCATTTCTAAGATAGAAAACCAAGAAGGTGTTGATAACTTCGACGAAATCCTAGAGCTTTCTGATGGCATCATGGTTGCTCGTGGCGACCTAGGTGTTGAAATCCCAGCTGAAGAAGTAATCTTCGCTCAGAAGATGATGATCGAGAAGTGTAACCGTGCACGTAAGATGGTTATCACAGCAACTCAAATGCTTGATTCTATGATCAACAACCCACGTCCTACTCGTGCGGAAGCTGGCGACGTTGCTAACGCCGTAATGGACGGTACAGATGCAGTTATGCTTTCTGGTGAAACAGCGAAAGGTAAATACCCTGTTGAAGCAGTAACTATCATGGCGCAAATCGCGAACCGTACTGATTCAGCACTTAAAGCTGAGCTAGGTTCTCGTCTAGACAGCCCACGTCTACGCATCACTGAAGCAGTATGTAAAGGCGCTGTAGACACAGCTGAAAAACTAGCCGCTCCACTAATCATTGTTGCAACCGAAGGCGGTAAATCTGCTCGTTCAGTACGTAAGTACTTCCCAACAGCGAACATCATCGCTCTAACAACTAACACTAAGACTGCTGCACAGCTAGTTCTAACTAAAGGTGTTACTCCAGTTGTTGTTGAAGCTATCGAAAGCACTGACGCATTCTACGTAGCAGGTAAAGAGCTTGCGCTAGAATCTGGTCTAGGCAACAAAGGCGATATCGTTGTTATGGTTTCTGGTGCACTAGTTGCTTCAGGCACAACGAATACAGCTTCTGTACATGTTTTATAATTTTGCAACTTAGGAAGCAAAATTCATAAAAAGAGGGCATTGCCCTCTTTTTTTATATCTACGACTTGTCTTTTGTATTAGAACGGAATACCATCCCATTTAAAATACAAAACAGTGAACTGTATAACTCATTACGTCAAATGGATTGATTGAGGAGCAAGTCGTGTCTAGCCCTACTTTAACTGACAAGGTAGCTAAACTCATATGTCAGGATATTTTAATTGGTAAACTCACACCAGGGCAAAAATTGGTTGTAGCTGAACTTAAGGATAAGTATCAGTTAGGAGCCTCCCCTATTCGTGAAGCCTTAGTTCAACTTTCGTGGGATAAGTATGTCATTCTTGAACCCCAAAAAGGATGCCGCGTAGCACCGATTTGTGGTCAAGAGTTAGGTGATCTCTATGAAAGCCTACGAGTGATCAGTGCTATCTTACTCAAAGATGCAATTTCTTCAGCAGATGAAAACTGGGAACTGTCTGTCCTTACGGCATTTCATAAGTTGTCACGCATTCAAGTCAATGAGCAAACGGATTGGCATGAGTGGGAAGAGCGCCTGCATCAGTTTTATCTCGCTTTATTTGATGGTGCTAAACCTCAAAATATGTATCAATTTTCTACGCAATTGATTAATCAGATACGTCGCTACCGCTACTATGCATCGGCATTTCGTACTGATTACTCTCTGTGTAATATTGAACAGTATGAGAAAATCATGAAGCTAGCATTAGCGAAAGATGCCAAAGCAGCAGTCGCCGCTTTTGATCATTACTTAATTCAAACGGCAAAGGTACTCAAACCCTTAGTTCCAGTGACCTCTTAGCCGTTACAACACACTCTCATCAGTACTGCAAAACTGAACCTGATTTCGCCCCATCGACTTAGAATCATAGAGGGCGATATCAGCGCATTTATAGCTTTTCGTACGATCCGATGAGAGTGTGGTATAACCAATACTGATCGTGACGGGAAGCTTCATTTCTTGTTCAACCGCCTCTCGGAGCCGATTTAACGCCGCATCCGCCTCAACCAATGAGGTATTGGGCATAATAACAGCGAATTCCTCTCCCCCAATGCGAGCAAGAAAATCTGTTTCACGCAATGTGATTTTCAAAATATCCGCCACTAGCCGAATTACTCTATCCCCCTCATCATGCCCTTTCTGATCATTGATACGCTTAAAATGATCGATGTCTATCAGCCCTAAACATACAGGCTCCGAATCAGGATAGCGCTCAATACGCTTAGTGTGACAAGACAATTCGGCTTCAAATTTTCGTCGGTTCCAGAGTTGCGTTAGTTCATCTTTCTCACTCAACATTCTCAGTTGCTCTTCTAGTACTTTACGATCCGAAATGTCGACTAGTGAAGTAATGTAGTAACTGACTTTCCCTCTAGAGGAACAAACGCTTTGCACTCGCATAATAGCCGTTGCATCCTGGCCATTAGCCGTTGTAATTGATATTTCCCCTTCCCAGCTTTGCTCCTGAGAAAGCTGATCAAAAATAGCCAACAAATCGTTTGCTTGCTCTTCATTAAGGAGGCGTTGCAAAGCATTCTGAGACTCAATCTGTTCAGAAGTAAAACCCGTCAAGCGAACAAATTCATCATTAACCAACACAGCTCGATGAAGCTTGTCGGAGATCATCACAGCTGACATGCCGCTTAATGCCGCTCTAGCCAATTGACTTTCCACACTTCGCTTACGGTAATAAACAAAAGCGGATGAAGTTGGCAGCAGAAATACCAACCCCATGAGAAGCACCATACTTATCTGTTGGTAGAGATCATAATAATCTCTCGCCGCTCCGTTAAGTAACGTCTGCTTATCCAGCATGATCACTTGATGAAGCCGCAAAGTATCAGAAATAGTAATGGTGTTAAACGCCACGATAGTGCCATTAACCTGTCGCGAACCTGATTTTTGGCTCTGGATAAGTTGCCATAAGTCTTGAGACAAAGTTGGCAATGAAACATTGGCTGCAGTGACACTGCCTTCTTGGTAAACCAATTGTTGGCGGATCAGAGGCAAGCCATTTTGGTCGTAGAGCCGAATATGGAAATTGTCTTCTATTGATTGATTAAGGCGAGCAGATAAGTAACCGACATCGACACTCACGATGAGATAGCCTTCTTCTTTTCCAATCACATTCACAGGCTCAATCAAACGTATAACCGGCGCTGCATCCACTTGTTTCGCTGAAGAAGAAAGCCAGACACCGATGTTTTCATCAGTAAGTATTTGGGCAAATTTGAAATAAGGGCTCTGCGACTCATCACGAAGAGCACCACGCGCAACGACTTGTTTACGACGATAGGAATAATCAATACGTGCGCGCTCTTGCCCTTCAGTATCAATGAACTGAATTTGACGATACCATTTCTGGTAATGAGCAACTGAGGCCCAACTCTGTTCAACAATGATCCGGCGAGATTCACTTGGAAAGATGATGTAATCGTATAGAGCACTACTGTGAGATAATAGCTCAGCAATCGAGATAAACTGCCGTTGTAAGTTTTTTAACTCTCGTTCCGAAAAAGCCAATTGCTGCAAGGATTGCAGGCCAGCATTCTCTATAGAGTCTTTCTTTATATTTAGGTATTTAGGATAGAAGTAAGCACTAACCAAGAGGAGAAAAGAGAGCGTAGTAATAACGAGATATGAAAAAATACTCTGACGCCTTAGCACTACACTAACTCCCTAATAGAATCAGGGATTATAGCACCATCTATAAATGACTAAAGTATAAATAGCAAAATCGCAGTGAGTTAAGTTTCAAACTGCGATCTTGATGCTTATTCATACCTAATGTTTTTAGTCTAACTTGTAGATCACATCTACTCGATCTCGAATCACAATTGTCGAATCTTGGTAACTGTTGGACTCCATTTTCGCATCCATTGCCATTGAACGCATTAACATAGGCTGAGCACTTGGCATGTTGTAATCAACGCGCCAAACATCTCCAAGCTTCTTCTCAAAACCTTGGGCTAAGGATTTCGCTTTCATATTCGCATCTTTGATAGCAGACATGCGTGCTTGCTCTTGATACTTCGCCTGATCGCGTACTTTGAGCTG encodes the following:
- the pykF gene encoding pyruvate kinase PykF encodes the protein MKKTKIVCTIGPKTESVEKLTELVNAGMNVMRLNFSHGDYEEHGTRIANFRKVMEESGKQLAILLDTKGPEIRTIKLEGGNDVDLVAGQEFTFTTDISVVGNKDKVAVTYAGFAADLNAGNTILVDDGLIEMEVIATTETEVKCKVLNNGALGENKGVNLPGVSVNLPALSEKDKNDLKFGCEQGVDFVAASFIRKASDVQEIREVLTANGGKNIHIISKIENQEGVDNFDEILELSDGIMVARGDLGVEIPAEEVIFAQKMMIEKCNRARKMVITATQMLDSMINNPRPTRAEAGDVANAVMDGTDAVMLSGETAKGKYPVEAVTIMAQIANRTDSALKAELGSRLDSPRLRITEAVCKGAVDTAEKLAAPLIIVATEGGKSARSVRKYFPTANIIALTTNTKTAAQLVLTKGVTPVVVEAIESTDAFYVAGKELALESGLGNKGDIVVMVSGALVASGTTNTASVHVL
- a CDS encoding GntR family transcriptional regulator, whose translation is MSSPTLTDKVAKLICQDILIGKLTPGQKLVVAELKDKYQLGASPIREALVQLSWDKYVILEPQKGCRVAPICGQELGDLYESLRVISAILLKDAISSADENWELSVLTAFHKLSRIQVNEQTDWHEWEERLHQFYLALFDGAKPQNMYQFSTQLINQIRRYRYYASAFRTDYSLCNIEQYEKIMKLALAKDAKAAVAAFDHYLIQTAKVLKPLVPVTS
- a CDS encoding GGDEF domain-containing protein, yielding MLRRQSIFSYLVITTLSFLLLVSAYFYPKYLNIKKDSIENAGLQSLQQLAFSERELKNLQRQFISIAELLSHSSALYDYIIFPSESRRIIVEQSWASVAHYQKWYRQIQFIDTEGQERARIDYSYRRKQVVARGALRDESQSPYFKFAQILTDENIGVWLSSSAKQVDAAPVIRLIEPVNVIGKEEGYLIVSVDVGYLSARLNQSIEDNFHIRLYDQNGLPLIRQQLVYQEGSVTAANVSLPTLSQDLWQLIQSQKSGSRQVNGTIVAFNTITISDTLRLHQVIMLDKQTLLNGAARDYYDLYQQISMVLLMGLVFLLPTSSAFVYYRKRSVESQLARAALSGMSAVMISDKLHRAVLVNDEFVRLTGFTSEQIESQNALQRLLNEEQANDLLAIFDQLSQEQSWEGEISITTANGQDATAIMRVQSVCSSRGKVSYYITSLVDISDRKVLEEQLRMLSEKDELTQLWNRRKFEAELSCHTKRIERYPDSEPVCLGLIDIDHFKRINDQKGHDEGDRVIRLVADILKITLRETDFLARIGGEEFAVIMPNTSLVEADAALNRLREAVEQEMKLPVTISIGYTTLSSDRTKSYKCADIALYDSKSMGRNQVQFCSTDESVL